The segment CAGACTCGTCAGTTGAAGCGCCAAGATGCGGAATACATATGGTATTATCCATCTTTAGGAGCTCTTCATCAGCAAAATCTGTTACATAACTTGATACAACGCCATCAGCCATTGCTTTGGATAAATCGGCATTATTAACGAGCCCACCGCGTGCAAAATTCAAGATCTTAACACCTTTTTTCATTAAGCCGAATCGTTCCGCGTTAAGTATCCCTTTTGTCTTATCGTTTAAAGGAACATGCAAAGAAATATAATCGCTCGATGCGATCAAATCATCTAATCCCTTTGCTTTCTTTACCTCTCGTGATAGATTCCATGCTGCTTCAACAGATATATAAGGATCAAAACCTTCCACTTCCATACCAAGAGCCAACGCATCGTTTGCAACCATTACACCGATTGCACCAAGGCCGATAAGTCCGAGTTTCTTCCCTTTGATTTCGCTTCCTGCATAGTGTTTTTTATTTTTTTCAACGATTGCAGACACTTCAGCGCCTTTTCCAACAAGCGTTTTCGCAAAATTAATACCATCAACGATCTTGCGCGAAGAGAGAAGCAGCCCAGCTACAACGATTTCTTTTACTGCGTTTGCATTTGCCCCGGGAGTATTAAATGCAACAATCCCCTTTTCCGTGCATTTTGGCAGGGGAATATTGTTCACTCCAGCACCAGCACGACCTACAGCTAGCAAACTTTCAGGTAAATCCATATCAAGCATATTCTGACTTCTCACAAGTATAGCGTTAGGATTTACTACCTCAGTACCGATTTCATACTTATCTAAAGGAAACTTCTCTAGCCCCTTTGTGGATATCTTATTTAACATTTGTATCTTATTCATTTTCCCCTCCTAGCTATTTGATTGTTCAAACTTTTCTATAAATTCTACCAGTTTTTTAACCCCTTCTACGGGCATTGCATTATAAATACTTGCACGCATACCACCGACAGATCTGTGACCCTTTAATGTAACCAATCCAATTTGCACGGCTTCTGCTATAAATTTTTTATCCAAATCTTCGTTTGGTAGCACAAAAGGCACATTCATGATTGATCGTGAATCAGGTGCAACCGGTACATTGAATAACTTTGATTTATCGATCGCATCATAAAGCATTGCGGCTTTATCTTCGTTTATTTTTTGAACAGCTGCAATCCCGCCAAGACTCTCAATCCATTCAAAAACAAGCTTGCAGATATAG is part of the Candidatus Ancaeobacter aquaticus genome and harbors:
- a CDS encoding phosphoglycerate dehydrogenase, whose protein sequence is MNKIQMLNKISTKGLEKFPLDKYEIGTEVVNPNAILVRSQNMLDMDLPESLLAVGRAGAGVNNIPLPKCTEKGIVAFNTPGANANAVKEIVVAGLLLSSRKIVDGINFAKTLVGKGAEVSAIVEKNKKHYAGSEIKGKKLGLIGLGAIGVMVANDALALGMEVEGFDPYISVEAAWNLSREVKKAKGLDDLIASSDYISLHVPLNDKTKGILNAERFGLMKKGVKILNFARGGLVNNADLSKAMADGVVSSYVTDFADEELLKMDNTICIPHLGASTDESEENCAMMVVKQIKDFIENGNIINSVNFPACSLGTVAVSRICIANNNVSGVVGHISTILADAKLNISEMLNKSKDDVAYTIVDIDGDVPEEVIANIAAVKDIIKVRLLKSSE